One Microcebus murinus isolate Inina chromosome 10, M.murinus_Inina_mat1.0, whole genome shotgun sequence DNA segment encodes these proteins:
- the CLEC7A gene encoding C-type lectin domain family 7 member A, translated as MEYHSDVENVDEDGYTQLHFNSPGISRIPVVSEKGTCGASLPWRPIAVALGILCLIILVIAVVLGTMAIWRSNSKSNSLENDNFPPRNKENHSHPTQSSLEESVAPTKALKTTGVPEISSSSCPPNWIRHEKSCYLFRTSLDTWNRSKRQCSQLNSNLLKIDSSKELEFIIRQVSSQPDYSFWIGLSRPQPEGQWLWEDGSTFSSNLFQLRSTATQENSSPGCVWIHVSIIYDQLCSVPSYSICEKKLSV; from the exons ATGGAATATCACTCTGATGTAGAAAATGTGGATGAAGATGGATATACTCAATTACACTTCAACTCTCCTGGCATCAGCAGGATACCTGTGGTCTCAgagaaag GAACGTGTGGGGCATCTCTTCCTTGGCGTCCCATTGCTGTGGCTTTGGGAATCCTATGCTTGATAATACTGGTGATAGCTGTGGTCCTCGGTACCATGG CTATTTGGAGATCCAATTCAAAGAGCAACTCATTGGAGAATGACAACTTTCCACCAAGAAATAAAGAGAACCACAGTCATCCCACACAATCATCTTTAGAAGAGAGTGTGGCTCCTACCAAGGCTCTCAAAACCACAG GAGTTCCAGAAATTTCTTCTAGCTCCTGTCCCCCTAATTGGATTAGACATGAGAAGAGCTGTTATCTATTTAGAACATCACTAGATACCTGGAATAGAAGTAAAAGACAATGCTCTCAGCTAAACTCTAATCTCCTAAAGATAGACAGCTCAAAGGAATTG GAATTTATAATAAGGCAAGTGTCTTCCCAGCCTGATTATTCATTTTGGATAGGGCTTTCTCGCCCTCAGCCTGAGGGACAGTGGCTCTGGGAGGATGGATCGACTTTCTCTTCTAACTT GTTTCAACTCAGAAGCACAGCTACCCAGGAAAATTCATCTCCCGGTTGTGTATGGATTCACGTGTCAATCATTTATGACCAACTTTGTAGTGTGCCTTCGTACAGTATCTGTGAGAAGAAGCTTTCAGTGTAA